A window of the Carassius gibelio isolate Cgi1373 ecotype wild population from Czech Republic chromosome B16, carGib1.2-hapl.c, whole genome shotgun sequence genome harbors these coding sequences:
- the LOC127974638 gene encoding rho GTPase-activating protein 33 isoform X1, which yields MHRRATLAGPQWVRKCTMFVRTMSLADVSGFLPRGEQLAIKARSTDNLDSSGESGTRSVGTTANLKGKMSKRLSVVKGHFPKLVDCAHFHYENVGFGSIELQFANEQSDASWTSGSAKDLVFLVQVSCQGKTWMVRRTYEEFRTLDAHLHQCIYDRRYSQLLALPPLCEIGDRLEIFTPLLSEYLNRLSMIVDNKLNCGPVLTWMEIDNHGNRFMLKEEASLNVPAIAAAHVIKRYTAQASDEISIEVGDILSVIDMPPKEDTTWWRGKHGFQVGFFPSECVKLINEKLPQSVSASVSKQEVDAVGSKPGINNTTEPSSPTSVLHPWFLSLAVSKKHGKLMGFLRTFMKSRPTKQKLKQRGILKERVFGCDLGEHLLNSGQDVPQVLKSCSEFIEKHGVVDGIYRHSGVSSNIQKLRHEFDSENVPDLTKDVYMQDIHCVGSLCKLYFRELPNPLLTYQLYDKFAECMGEMTEEERMMKVHDVIQQLPPPHYRTLEYLIKHLAHLATCSGETNMHIKNLAIVWAPNLLRSKEIEAVGLSGADPFKEVRIQSVVVEFLLSNVEVLFSDSFTSVGRFTAARQSLTRPKSFVSTRLLSLEEAQARTQAPLLLQGSPHHATSQFHTVLDLPADKRKRGMKVRKSAGGSWKTFFAIGKPTAAGQRKPSRVTSLFQPATSHAGCRVDSVTLRSAKSEESLSSQHSGAGQGKIQRLRRPRSSSDGLSLAVSVDPQLLPQRSPSRIHSSRSYDSLLPEETHDADEEENEDEEDEEGVYMLPDFSQEPSASWMAEDVIDFSPTFLEDGPIGLGSTAVDPSGRESPPAAAPPPYRCLSHQAHTRTGSQRSITEDPDSVLNQSEAAARRSLILAAAAPPQQVFCQHRPSAVTNAPTSTAQQGESNLSPSHSQTPAPATSVPPSQPPQERRSFTRKVVHALSPKAPKSPPMDISDPIAISVPAKVLEMIGGRAGELQPGLPNSGPPQPPQMISMLLRSCDFQLTESCQQELNSKLGPVAKIKGPSILGPTGVPLPSQQPPPPPPKNPARLMALALAESANKALRQGASPPYRPRQSGTSPETDVRFQRSLSADAGTLLSSDPNQIYSTVRPLSVWKTEGDDDNDNDDEGGTVTEKPADKSHGTESRSPPGRDTGTLSSDSSVSDSGTSNSELSAASSSEDNERTPSPIYRNEEPTTLAQPSKSSPPSSSETIPSQRKPPAYGRQFSAPQLQQEKSSGQSKPPAQPHTQLLHSKSESSPLAHVRAFQPTRPKVPPKPPDLAPLRAPLSQTDRHDDMRRSLDPTRIRRLAGTPQGNTPLSRAYSERISSTSDMLSRYHAARMASQAAQVAHLPIQQQQAQSTSVRPVVPSSEDPSKMENFYYEIGAPEHPQVPPSYARHSYQNMKLDLEGNLRLTDPANQRPISRGYPPPYNHQGPGSGRAPQLWSSEATRVWAATHSHSFSFSHSHSHHRSQDGSSGHPPQPRPQRQTSSSVRLPRSEVYPIHTSVGVGSAAGMVPLSVHQRSVHRPQRSPSADHAASQLHPYFENGKVCYRYFEASRPEDLPLNPHAVLNPSQASPVQGISKDQPEHIYVNYPFTNPPGPGVNSKGWATTDLDENNHQTSETLEPLSKSPLDDKQKHSEQESHTAAFDNPNQNDVSSDSKVINIAPSASNAMHFRSRSDPQSTSSEPAHVLTGKEIASLLIEKLAEDEREGLSVPSSSSTSPHIEHPPNPYPSQQQQQPPPAYNIYTPGPSRGRFEGQVLPREGSGPFQRQDPLRRSSGGQYRQAFDVMPSGNQVLKFYRSQDFIPSAQGESTTANPYPPRPYYQDPPYPNWGPQGLPDSSHTCTPPTVAFSNLALGSTRVYGPQTVANQFNQYPYQSGPVLPQYPNTPRRDVVVDPSLRPPGLRNQRGLNRQGSLPGPNWTIQTEGQTRSYC from the exons CTTCAGTTTGCCAATGAGCAGAGCGATGCCAGCTGGACCTCGGGCAGTGCCAAAGATCTGGTTTTCCTCGTGCAGGTGTCCTGCCAG GGTAAGACGTGGATGGTGCGGCGTACATACGAAGAGTTCCGGACACTGGACGCCCACCTACATCAGTGTATTTACGACCGCCGTTACTCGCAGCTTTTGGCCCTTCCTCCCCTTTGCGAGATTGGAGACCGGCTGGAG ATCTTCACACCACTGCTGTCAGAATATCTGAACCGTCTCTCCATGATCGTGGACAATAAGCTGAACTGTGGGCCAGTTCTCACCTGGATGGAG ATTGACAACCATGGCAACAGGTTCATGCTGAAAGAAGAAGCATCTTTAAACGTCCCTGCCATCGCTGCTGCTCACGTCATCAAGCGATATACTGCTCAGGCTAGCGATGAGATCTCTATTGAG GTTGGTGATATATTGTCAGTGATTGACATGCCACCCAAAGAGGACACCACATGGTGGAGAGGAAAGCATGGATTCCAG GTTGGCTTCTTTCCCAGTGAATGTGTGAAGCTAATCAATGAGAAGTTGCCACAGTCGGTCAGCGCTTCTGTCAGTAAGCAAG AGGTGGATGCTGTAGGCTCCAAACCTGGCATTAACAACACGACTGAGCCTTCCTCTCCAACATCAG TTCTCCATCCTTGGTTCTTAAGCCTGGCTG TGTCTAAGAAACACGGCAAGCTGATGGGCTTCCTGCGCACCTTTATGAAGTCCAGACCCACCAAACAAAAGCTAAAGCAGAGGGGAATCCTAAAAGAACGGGTGTTTGGCTGTGACCTTGGCGAGCATCTCCTCAATTCTGGCCAAGACG TGCCGCAGGTACTAAAGAGCTGCTCAGAGTTCATAGAGAAGCATGGTGTGGTCGATGGCATCTACAGACACTCTGGTGTTTCCTCCAACATACAGAAACTCAG GCATGAGTTTGACAGTGAAAATGTTCCAGACCTGACGAAAGATGTGTACATGCAGGATATTCACTGCGTCGGCTCGCTGTGCAAGCTCTACTTTAGAGAGCTGCCCAATCCTCTGCTCACGTACCAACTCTACGACAAGTTTGCT GAATGTATGGGAGAGATGACGGAGGAAGAGAGAATGATGAAAGTACATGATGTTATCCAGCAACTTCCTCCTCCTCACTACCG CACTTTGGAGTACCTCATCAAACACCTGGCTCATTTGGCCACCTGCAGTGGAGAGACGAACATGCACATAAAGAATCTGGCCATTGTCTGGGCCCCCAACCTGCTCAG ATCCAAAGAAATTGAAGCAGTGGGCTTAAGCGGTGCTGATCCATTTAAAGAAGTGCGCATCCAGTCCGTGGTCGTGGAGTTTCTGCTCAGCAATGTGGAAGTACTGTTCAGTGACTCCTTCACTTCTGTTGGCCGTTTTACTGCAG CACGACAGTCTCTGACCAGACCCAAGTCGTTTGTGTCCACCAGGCTTCTGTCTTTAGAGGAGGCGCAGGCTCGCACACAAGCTCCGCTTCTCCTTCAAGGGTCTCCTCACCACGCTACCAGCCAGTTTCACACTGTACTGGACCTGCCTGCCGACAA aaggaaaAGAGGGATGAAGGTCCGGAAGTCGGCAGGTGGGAGCTGGAAGACGTTTTTTGCCATAGGGAAACCTACAGCGGCAGGGCAACGCAAACCCAGTAGGGTTACCTCTTTGTTCCAGCCTGCTACCTCCCATGCAG GTTGCAGGGTGGACAGTGTGACACTCAGGTCAGCGAAGAGTGAAGAGTCCTTGTCATCTCAACACAGTGGAGCAG GTCAGGGAAAGATACAACGCTTACGAAGGCCGCGCTCCAGCAGTGATGGTCTCTCGCTGGCTGTCTCTGTTGATCCACAGCTCCTTCCCCAGCGCTCCCCATCTAGAATCCATTCAAGCCGCTCTTATGACAGCCTGCTGCCTGAAGAAACCCATGATGCTGATGAGGAGGAAAATGAagatgaagaggatgaggaggGCGTGTACATGTTGCCGGATTTTTCCCAGGAACCATCTGCCTCATGGATGGCAGAAGATGTCATTGACTTTAGCCCCACCTTCCTGGAAGATGGGCCAATAGGGTTGGGGAGCACCGCTGTCGATCCTAGTGGCAGGGAGTCTCCTCCTGCGGCCGCACCCCCTCCCTACCGCTGTCTGAGCCATCAAGCCCACACCCGGACTGGTAGCCAGCGCTCAATAACAGAAGATCCAGACTCCGTTCTCAATCAATCAGAGGCTGCAGCCCGTCGTAGTTTGATCCTGGCTGCAGCAGCTCCACCTCAGCAAGTGTTCTGTCAGCACAGGCCATCTGCAGTCACTAATGCTCCCACAAGCACAGCTCAGCAGGGCGAATCGAACCTAAGCCCATCCCATAGCCAGACACCAGCTCCAGCAACCTCTGTGCCCCCATCTCAGCCCCCTCAAGAGAGGCGTTCCTTTACACGTAAAGTGGTTCATGCACTTTCACCTAAAGCACCTAAATCCCCCCCTATGGACATCTCTGATCCGATCGCCATCAGTGTACCTGCCAAG GTTCTGGAAATGATTGGTGGACGAGCTGGAGAATTGCAACCTGGACTTCCAAATAGTGGACCACCTCAGCCACCCCAGATGATATCTATGCTACTGAGATCATGTGATTTTCAGCTCACGGAGAGCTGCCAGCAAGAGCTCAACAGTAAGTTGGGCCCCGTCGCAAAAATCAAGGGTCCTA GTATCTTGGGTCCCACTGGTGTTCCCCTTCCATCACAGCAGCCCCCTCCTCCTCCCCCCAAGAACCCTGCACGCCTCATGGCTCTGGCTCTTGCTGAAAGTGCCAACAAGGCACTGCGGCAAGGTGCCTCACCCCCATACCGCCCCCGTCAAAGTGGAACCTCCCCTGAGACAGATGTCCGCTTCCAGAGGTCCCTTTCCGCCGATGCAGGTACTCTGCTATCTTCTGATCCTAATCAGATTTATTCCACGGTACGCCCCTTGTCTGTGTGGAAGACTGAgggtgatgatgataatgataatgatgatgagggTGGAACTGTTACTGAAAAGCCTGCAGACAAATCACATGGTACAGAGTCAAGGTCACCACCTGGGCGAGACACTGGGACACTCTCTTCTGACAGCTCAGTCTCTGACTCTGGGACATCCAATTCTGAGTTGTCAGCTGCCAGTTCCTCTGAAGACAATGAGCGAACACCAAGCCCCATTTACAGAAATGAAGAACCAACCACTCTGGCACAGCCCTCAAAATCCAGCCCACCCTCTTCCAGTGAAACCATCCCTTCTCAAAGAAAACCCCCAGCTTATGGAAGACAGTTTTCTGCTCCACAGCTTCAGCAGGAGAAATCCAGCGGCCAGTCCAAGCCCCCAGCCCAACCACACACTCAGCTTCTCCATTCTAAATCAGAGAGCTCTCCACTGGCCCATGTACGAGCCTTCCAGCCCACTCGCCCTAAAGTGCCACCCAAGCCGCCTGATCTTGCTCCCTTGAGGGCTCCACTCTCTCAGACTGATCGGCATGATGACATGCGTCGCTCCTTGGATCCCACTCGCATTCGACGCTTGGCGGGGACTCCACAAGGGAACACACCACTTTCCAGAGCGTACTCTGAGCGTATCAGCAGTACCTCTGACATGCTGTCTCGCTATCATGCAGCCAGGATGGCCAGCCAAGCTGCTCAGGTTGCACACCTTCCCATACAACAGCAACAGGCCCAGTCCACATCCGTCAGACCGGTTGTCCCCTCCTCCGAAGACCCTTCCAAGATGGAGAACTTCTACTATGAAATAGGTGCACCTGAGCATCCACAAGTGCCACCCAGCTATGCACGCCACAGCTATCAAAATATGAAGTTAGATCTGGAGGGAAACCTCCGTCTCACTGATCCAGCCAATCAAAGGCCTATTTCCAGAGGTTACCCCCCTCCCTACAACCACCAAGGACCTGGGAGCGGAAGGGCTCCCCAGCTTTGGTCATCTGAGGCAACACGAGTTTGGGCCGCAACACATTCTCACTCTTTCTCCTTTTCCCATTCTCATTCTCACCATCGCTCTCAGGATGGATCATCAGGACATCCTCCCCAACCCCGTCCCCAGCGTCAGACATCGTCATCTGTCAGGTTGCCCCGCAGTGAAGTGTATCCCATACACACATCCGTTGGAGTGGGCTCCGCTGCTGGCATGGTGCCTCTGTCTGTGCACCAACGTAGCGTGCATCGCCCCCAGCGTTCCCCTTCTGCAGACCACGCAGCCTCCCAGCTTCATCCCTACTTTGAAAATGGGAAGGTATGTTACCGGTACTTTGAGGCTTCCAGACCGGAAGACTTGCCACTGAATCCGCATGCTGTATTGAACCCATCTCAGGCCTCACCAGTGCAAGGAATCTCAAAAGATCAGCCTGAACACATTTACGTCAACTACCCTTTCACAAACCCACCAGGACCTGGTGTTAATTCAAAGGGCTGGGCCACCACAGACCTCGACGAAAATAATCACCAAACATCTGAGACACTGGAACCACTTTCCAAGTCACCACTGGATGACAAACAGAAGCATTCAGAGCAAGAAAGTCACACGGCTGCTTTCGACAACCCTAACCAGAATGATGTGTCCTCAGATTCCAAAGTGATCAATATAGCACCGAGTGCCTCCAATGCCATGCATTTCCGCAGTCGCTCAGATCCCCAAAGTACTAGCTCGGAGCCTGCTCATGTCCTGACTGGGAAGGAAATTGCCTCCTTGCTTATTGAAAAGCTTGCAGAGGATGAAAGGGAGGGTCTTTCTGTGCCATCCTCTTCATCCACTTCTCCGCACATTGAGCACCCTCCAAATCCCTATCCTagtcagcagcagcaacaacctCCACCTGCATATAATATCTACACTCCAGGACCCTCTCGTGGGCGCTTTGAAGGTCAGGTGCTACCTAGAGAGGGATCAGGACCTTTCCAACGTCAAGACCCCTTGCGGAGATCTTCCGGAGGCCAGTACAGACAAGCTTTTGACGTCATGCCATCTGGCAACCAAGTCCTTAAGTTTTACAGAAGCCAAGACTTTATCCCAAGCGCCCAGGGAGAAAGCACAACTGCTAACCCTTATCCCCCAAGACCATATTATCAGGACCCCCCATACCCCAATTGGGGCCCTCAAGGCCTCCCAGACTCTTCCCACACATGCACTCCACCTACAGTGGCCTTCTCAAACTTAGCGCTTGGATCGACAAGAGTATATGGGCCTCAGACAGTGGCCAATCAGTTTAACCAGTACCCATACCAGTCAGGGCCAGTGCTTCCCCAGTATCCCAACACACCACGGCGAGATGTTGTCGTGGATCCTTCTCTTCGGCCTCCAGGGTTGCGGAACCAGAGAGGCTTAAACCGGCAGGGAAGCCTGCCGGGCCCCAACTGGACCATCCAAACTGAGGGCCAGACCCGTAGTTACTGCTAA
- the LOC127974638 gene encoding rho GTPase-activating protein 33 isoform X6 — MEKARSTDNLDSSGESGTRSVGTTANLKGKMSKRLSVVKGHFPKLVDCAHFHYENVGFGSIELQFANEQSDASWTSGSAKDLVFLVQVSCQGKTWMVRRTYEEFRTLDAHLHQCIYDRRYSQLLALPPLCEIGDRLEIFTPLLSEYLNRLSMIVDNKLNCGPVLTWMEIDNHGNRFMLKEEASLNVPAIAAAHVIKRYTAQASDEISIEVGDILSVIDMPPKEDTTWWRGKHGFQVGFFPSECVKLINEKLPQSVSASVSKQEVDAVGSKPGINNTTEPSSPTSVLHPWFLSLAVSKKHGKLMGFLRTFMKSRPTKQKLKQRGILKERVFGCDLGEHLLNSGQDVPQVLKSCSEFIEKHGVVDGIYRHSGVSSNIQKLRHEFDSENVPDLTKDVYMQDIHCVGSLCKLYFRELPNPLLTYQLYDKFAECMGEMTEEERMMKVHDVIQQLPPPHYRTLEYLIKHLAHLATCSGETNMHIKNLAIVWAPNLLRSKEIEAVGLSGADPFKEVRIQSVVVEFLLSNVEVLFSDSFTSVGRFTAARQSLTRPKSFVSTRLLSLEEAQARTQAPLLLQGSPHHATSQFHTVLDLPADKRKRGMKVRKSAGGSWKTFFAIGKPTAAGQRKPSRVTSLFQPATSHAGCRVDSVTLRSAKSEESLSSQHSGAGQGKIQRLRRPRSSSDGLSLAVSVDPQLLPQRSPSRIHSSRSYDSLLPEETHDADEEENEDEEDEEGVYMLPDFSQEPSASWMAEDVIDFSPTFLEDGPIGLGSTAVDPSGRESPPAAAPPPYRCLSHQAHTRTGSQRSITEDPDSVLNQSEAAARRSLILAAAAPPQQVFCQHRPSAVTNAPTSTAQQGESNLSPSHSQTPAPATSVPPSQPPQERRSFTRKVVHALSPKAPKSPPMDISDPIAISVPAKVLEMIGGRAGELQPGLPNSGPPQPPQMISMLLRSCDFQLTESCQQELNSKLGPVAKIKGPSILGPTGVPLPSQQPPPPPPKNPARLMALALAESANKALRQGASPPYRPRQSGTSPETDVRFQRSLSADAGTLLSSDPNQIYSTVRPLSVWKTEGDDDNDNDDEGGTVTEKPADKSHGTESRSPPGRDTGTLSSDSSVSDSGTSNSELSAASSSEDNERTPSPIYRNEEPTTLAQPSKSSPPSSSETIPSQRKPPAYGRQFSAPQLQQEKSSGQSKPPAQPHTQLLHSKSESSPLAHVRAFQPTRPKVPPKPPDLAPLRAPLSQTDRHDDMRRSLDPTRIRRLAGTPQGNTPLSRAYSERISSTSDMLSRYHAARMASQAAQVAHLPIQQQQAQSTSVRPVVPSSEDPSKMENFYYEIGAPEHPQVPPSYARHSYQNMKLDLEGNLRLTDPANQRPISRGYPPPYNHQGPGSGRAPQLWSSEATRVWAATHSHSFSFSHSHSHHRSQDGSSGHPPQPRPQRQTSSSVRLPRSEVYPIHTSVGVGSAAGMVPLSVHQRSVHRPQRSPSADHAASQLHPYFENGKVCYRYFEASRPEDLPLNPHAVLNPSQASPVQGISKDQPEHIYVNYPFTNPPGPGVNSKGWATTDLDENNHQTSETLEPLSKSPLDDKQKHSEQESHTAAFDNPNQNDVSSDSKVINIAPSASNAMHFRSRSDPQSTSSEPAHVLTGKEIASLLIEKLAEDEREGLSVPSSSSTSPHIEHPPNPYPSQQQQQPPPAYNIYTPGPSRGRFEGQVLPREGSGPFQRQDPLRRSSGGQYRQAFDVMPSGNQVLKFYRSQDFIPSAQGESTTANPYPPRPYYQDPPYPNWGPQGLPDSSHTCTPPTVAFSNLALGSTRVYGPQTVANQFNQYPYQSGPVLPQYPNTPRRDVVVDPSLRPPGLRNQRGLNRQGSLPGPNWTIQTEGQTRSYC, encoded by the exons CTTCAGTTTGCCAATGAGCAGAGCGATGCCAGCTGGACCTCGGGCAGTGCCAAAGATCTGGTTTTCCTCGTGCAGGTGTCCTGCCAG GGTAAGACGTGGATGGTGCGGCGTACATACGAAGAGTTCCGGACACTGGACGCCCACCTACATCAGTGTATTTACGACCGCCGTTACTCGCAGCTTTTGGCCCTTCCTCCCCTTTGCGAGATTGGAGACCGGCTGGAG ATCTTCACACCACTGCTGTCAGAATATCTGAACCGTCTCTCCATGATCGTGGACAATAAGCTGAACTGTGGGCCAGTTCTCACCTGGATGGAG ATTGACAACCATGGCAACAGGTTCATGCTGAAAGAAGAAGCATCTTTAAACGTCCCTGCCATCGCTGCTGCTCACGTCATCAAGCGATATACTGCTCAGGCTAGCGATGAGATCTCTATTGAG GTTGGTGATATATTGTCAGTGATTGACATGCCACCCAAAGAGGACACCACATGGTGGAGAGGAAAGCATGGATTCCAG GTTGGCTTCTTTCCCAGTGAATGTGTGAAGCTAATCAATGAGAAGTTGCCACAGTCGGTCAGCGCTTCTGTCAGTAAGCAAG AGGTGGATGCTGTAGGCTCCAAACCTGGCATTAACAACACGACTGAGCCTTCCTCTCCAACATCAG TTCTCCATCCTTGGTTCTTAAGCCTGGCTG TGTCTAAGAAACACGGCAAGCTGATGGGCTTCCTGCGCACCTTTATGAAGTCCAGACCCACCAAACAAAAGCTAAAGCAGAGGGGAATCCTAAAAGAACGGGTGTTTGGCTGTGACCTTGGCGAGCATCTCCTCAATTCTGGCCAAGACG TGCCGCAGGTACTAAAGAGCTGCTCAGAGTTCATAGAGAAGCATGGTGTGGTCGATGGCATCTACAGACACTCTGGTGTTTCCTCCAACATACAGAAACTCAG GCATGAGTTTGACAGTGAAAATGTTCCAGACCTGACGAAAGATGTGTACATGCAGGATATTCACTGCGTCGGCTCGCTGTGCAAGCTCTACTTTAGAGAGCTGCCCAATCCTCTGCTCACGTACCAACTCTACGACAAGTTTGCT GAATGTATGGGAGAGATGACGGAGGAAGAGAGAATGATGAAAGTACATGATGTTATCCAGCAACTTCCTCCTCCTCACTACCG CACTTTGGAGTACCTCATCAAACACCTGGCTCATTTGGCCACCTGCAGTGGAGAGACGAACATGCACATAAAGAATCTGGCCATTGTCTGGGCCCCCAACCTGCTCAG ATCCAAAGAAATTGAAGCAGTGGGCTTAAGCGGTGCTGATCCATTTAAAGAAGTGCGCATCCAGTCCGTGGTCGTGGAGTTTCTGCTCAGCAATGTGGAAGTACTGTTCAGTGACTCCTTCACTTCTGTTGGCCGTTTTACTGCAG CACGACAGTCTCTGACCAGACCCAAGTCGTTTGTGTCCACCAGGCTTCTGTCTTTAGAGGAGGCGCAGGCTCGCACACAAGCTCCGCTTCTCCTTCAAGGGTCTCCTCACCACGCTACCAGCCAGTTTCACACTGTACTGGACCTGCCTGCCGACAA aaggaaaAGAGGGATGAAGGTCCGGAAGTCGGCAGGTGGGAGCTGGAAGACGTTTTTTGCCATAGGGAAACCTACAGCGGCAGGGCAACGCAAACCCAGTAGGGTTACCTCTTTGTTCCAGCCTGCTACCTCCCATGCAG GTTGCAGGGTGGACAGTGTGACACTCAGGTCAGCGAAGAGTGAAGAGTCCTTGTCATCTCAACACAGTGGAGCAG GTCAGGGAAAGATACAACGCTTACGAAGGCCGCGCTCCAGCAGTGATGGTCTCTCGCTGGCTGTCTCTGTTGATCCACAGCTCCTTCCCCAGCGCTCCCCATCTAGAATCCATTCAAGCCGCTCTTATGACAGCCTGCTGCCTGAAGAAACCCATGATGCTGATGAGGAGGAAAATGAagatgaagaggatgaggaggGCGTGTACATGTTGCCGGATTTTTCCCAGGAACCATCTGCCTCATGGATGGCAGAAGATGTCATTGACTTTAGCCCCACCTTCCTGGAAGATGGGCCAATAGGGTTGGGGAGCACCGCTGTCGATCCTAGTGGCAGGGAGTCTCCTCCTGCGGCCGCACCCCCTCCCTACCGCTGTCTGAGCCATCAAGCCCACACCCGGACTGGTAGCCAGCGCTCAATAACAGAAGATCCAGACTCCGTTCTCAATCAATCAGAGGCTGCAGCCCGTCGTAGTTTGATCCTGGCTGCAGCAGCTCCACCTCAGCAAGTGTTCTGTCAGCACAGGCCATCTGCAGTCACTAATGCTCCCACAAGCACAGCTCAGCAGGGCGAATCGAACCTAAGCCCATCCCATAGCCAGACACCAGCTCCAGCAACCTCTGTGCCCCCATCTCAGCCCCCTCAAGAGAGGCGTTCCTTTACACGTAAAGTGGTTCATGCACTTTCACCTAAAGCACCTAAATCCCCCCCTATGGACATCTCTGATCCGATCGCCATCAGTGTACCTGCCAAG GTTCTGGAAATGATTGGTGGACGAGCTGGAGAATTGCAACCTGGACTTCCAAATAGTGGACCACCTCAGCCACCCCAGATGATATCTATGCTACTGAGATCATGTGATTTTCAGCTCACGGAGAGCTGCCAGCAAGAGCTCAACAGTAAGTTGGGCCCCGTCGCAAAAATCAAGGGTCCTA GTATCTTGGGTCCCACTGGTGTTCCCCTTCCATCACAGCAGCCCCCTCCTCCTCCCCCCAAGAACCCTGCACGCCTCATGGCTCTGGCTCTTGCTGAAAGTGCCAACAAGGCACTGCGGCAAGGTGCCTCACCCCCATACCGCCCCCGTCAAAGTGGAACCTCCCCTGAGACAGATGTCCGCTTCCAGAGGTCCCTTTCCGCCGATGCAGGTACTCTGCTATCTTCTGATCCTAATCAGATTTATTCCACGGTACGCCCCTTGTCTGTGTGGAAGACTGAgggtgatgatgataatgataatgatgatgagggTGGAACTGTTACTGAAAAGCCTGCAGACAAATCACATGGTACAGAGTCAAGGTCACCACCTGGGCGAGACACTGGGACACTCTCTTCTGACAGCTCAGTCTCTGACTCTGGGACATCCAATTCTGAGTTGTCAGCTGCCAGTTCCTCTGAAGACAATGAGCGAACACCAAGCCCCATTTACAGAAATGAAGAACCAACCACTCTGGCACAGCCCTCAAAATCCAGCCCACCCTCTTCCAGTGAAACCATCCCTTCTCAAAGAAAACCCCCAGCTTATGGAAGACAGTTTTCTGCTCCACAGCTTCAGCAGGAGAAATCCAGCGGCCAGTCCAAGCCCCCAGCCCAACCACACACTCAGCTTCTCCATTCTAAATCAGAGAGCTCTCCACTGGCCCATGTACGAGCCTTCCAGCCCACTCGCCCTAAAGTGCCACCCAAGCCGCCTGATCTTGCTCCCTTGAGGGCTCCACTCTCTCAGACTGATCGGCATGATGACATGCGTCGCTCCTTGGATCCCACTCGCATTCGACGCTTGGCGGGGACTCCACAAGGGAACACACCACTTTCCAGAGCGTACTCTGAGCGTATCAGCAGTACCTCTGACATGCTGTCTCGCTATCATGCAGCCAGGATGGCCAGCCAAGCTGCTCAGGTTGCACACCTTCCCATACAACAGCAACAGGCCCAGTCCACATCCGTCAGACCGGTTGTCCCCTCCTCCGAAGACCCTTCCAAGATGGAGAACTTCTACTATGAAATAGGTGCACCTGAGCATCCACAAGTGCCACCCAGCTATGCACGCCACAGCTATCAAAATATGAAGTTAGATCTGGAGGGAAACCTCCGTCTCACTGATCCAGCCAATCAAAGGCCTATTTCCAGAGGTTACCCCCCTCCCTACAACCACCAAGGACCTGGGAGCGGAAGGGCTCCCCAGCTTTGGTCATCTGAGGCAACACGAGTTTGGGCCGCAACACATTCTCACTCTTTCTCCTTTTCCCATTCTCATTCTCACCATCGCTCTCAGGATGGATCATCAGGACATCCTCCCCAACCCCGTCCCCAGCGTCAGACATCGTCATCTGTCAGGTTGCCCCGCAGTGAAGTGTATCCCATACACACATCCGTTGGAGTGGGCTCCGCTGCTGGCATGGTGCCTCTGTCTGTGCACCAACGTAGCGTGCATCGCCCCCAGCGTTCCCCTTCTGCAGACCACGCAGCCTCCCAGCTTCATCCCTACTTTGAAAATGGGAAGGTATGTTACCGGTACTTTGAGGCTTCCAGACCGGAAGACTTGCCACTGAATCCGCATGCTGTATTGAACCCATCTCAGGCCTCACCAGTGCAAGGAATCTCAAAAGATCAGCCTGAACACATTTACGTCAACTACCCTTTCACAAACCCACCAGGACCTGGTGTTAATTCAAAGGGCTGGGCCACCACAGACCTCGACGAAAATAATCACCAAACATCTGAGACACTGGAACCACTTTCCAAGTCACCACTGGATGACAAACAGAAGCATTCAGAGCAAGAAAGTCACACGGCTGCTTTCGACAACCCTAACCAGAATGATGTGTCCTCAGATTCCAAAGTGATCAATATAGCACCGAGTGCCTCCAATGCCATGCATTTCCGCAGTCGCTCAGATCCCCAAAGTACTAGCTCGGAGCCTGCTCATGTCCTGACTGGGAAGGAAATTGCCTCCTTGCTTATTGAAAAGCTTGCAGAGGATGAAAGGGAGGGTCTTTCTGTGCCATCCTCTTCATCCACTTCTCCGCACATTGAGCACCCTCCAAATCCCTATCCTagtcagcagcagcaacaacctCCACCTGCATATAATATCTACACTCCAGGACCCTCTCGTGGGCGCTTTGAAGGTCAGGTGCTACCTAGAGAGGGATCAGGACCTTTCCAACGTCAAGACCCCTTGCGGAGATCTTCCGGAGGCCAGTACAGACAAGCTTTTGACGTCATGCCATCTGGCAACCAAGTCCTTAAGTTTTACAGAAGCCAAGACTTTATCCCAAGCGCCCAGGGAGAAAGCACAACTGCTAACCCTTATCCCCCAAGACCATATTATCAGGACCCCCCATACCCCAATTGGGGCCCTCAAGGCCTCCCAGACTCTTCCCACACATGCACTCCACCTACAGTGGCCTTCTCAAACTTAGCGCTTGGATCGACAAGAGTATATGGGCCTCAGACAGTGGCCAATCAGTTTAACCAGTACCCATACCAGTCAGGGCCAGTGCTTCCCCAGTATCCCAACACACCACGGCGAGATGTTGTCGTGGATCCTTCTCTTCGGCCTCCAGGGTTGCGGAACCAGAGAGGCTTAAACCGGCAGGGAAGCCTGCCGGGCCCCAACTGGACCATCCAAACTGAGGGCCAGACCCGTAGTTACTGCTAA